A region of Nostoc sp. 'Peltigera membranacea cyanobiont' N6 DNA encodes the following proteins:
- a CDS encoding helix-turn-helix domain-containing protein, whose protein sequence is MAKQPNIGILIRALRQELNLSQEKFAAEFGVTFPTINRWENGHVTPSPLAIQRISSSLNELGERGQILKATYFREQE, encoded by the coding sequence GTGGCAAAGCAACCTAATATTGGCATACTAATTCGTGCCCTGCGGCAAGAGTTAAATCTGTCTCAAGAAAAATTTGCCGCCGAGTTTGGTGTAACTTTCCCAACAATTAACCGTTGGGAAAATGGACATGTAACACCTTCTCCTTTAGCAATACAGCGAATCAGTAGCTCACTCAATGAGTTAGGCGAACGCGGGCAAATTCTCAAGGCAACATACTTCCGAGAACAAGAGTAA
- a CDS encoding rhomboid family intramembrane serine protease, whose product MIPISDNIRCWNKPIITYWLIGINIAVFLWELQLEFSETLGYFVNSWGVIPAQISAAITNALFFNSAAWIIVIWRACSLIFGIFLHGSFSQILGNMLFLWVFGKTVENILGRRCYLGFYLATGIITEVLQILAEPSLTVPLIGANGAIAAILGAYVMKFPKAKIDSILPLIIVYLPIELPAFFYIFWWFVQQLFYGIGSLNIPPVGVNQSGVIFWGQVLGLGIGAAFMRLKR is encoded by the coding sequence ATGATTCCTATTAGTGATAATATTCGTTGTTGGAATAAGCCGATTATTACTTATTGGTTAATTGGCATTAATATTGCCGTATTTTTATGGGAACTCCAACTAGAATTTAGTGAGACATTGGGGTATTTTGTCAATAGTTGGGGTGTGATTCCAGCCCAGATTAGTGCAGCAATTACAAATGCTCTCTTTTTCAACTCTGCTGCTTGGATAATTGTAATTTGGCGGGCATGTTCGTTAATTTTTGGAATATTTCTACACGGCAGTTTTAGTCAAATATTGGGAAATATGCTATTTCTGTGGGTTTTTGGCAAGACTGTAGAAAATATTCTGGGACGTAGATGCTATCTCGGATTTTATCTGGCAACTGGTATTATAACAGAAGTTTTACAAATTCTGGCTGAACCAAGTTTGACAGTACCATTAATTGGGGCAAATGGTGCGATCGCAGCTATTTTAGGGGCTTATGTTATGAAGTTTCCTAAAGCTAAAATTGACAGTATTTTGCCGTTAATTATTGTGTATCTTCCGATCGAACTTCCAGCCTTTTTCTATATATTTTGGTGGTTTGTGCAACAATTATTTTATGGTATTGGCAGTTTAAATATTCCTCCCGTTGGCGTAAATCAATCGGGTGTTATTTTTTGGGGACAGGTTTTAGGTTTAGGGATTGGTGCGGCCTTCATGCGATTGAAAAGATGA
- a CDS encoding nuclear transport factor 2 family protein: MTKDEVLAANAAFYRAFERKDIEIMSTVWSQGTGSFCIHPGSNILRGWKEIRTSWEQIFKNTAYIEINTDIIATELSDNIAYVVLRENVFQVVGGRRLEAQSTATNIFHFLGGKWYLVHHHGSPIMR; this comes from the coding sequence ATGACGAAGGATGAAGTCTTAGCGGCTAATGCAGCTTTTTATCGAGCTTTTGAAAGAAAAGACATTGAGATAATGAGTACAGTATGGTCACAAGGAACTGGTAGTTTTTGTATTCATCCTGGAAGTAATATACTGCGAGGTTGGAAGGAGATTCGCACCTCTTGGGAACAGATATTTAAAAACACCGCTTATATCGAAATCAACACAGATATAATTGCTACAGAATTAAGTGATAATATTGCTTATGTTGTGCTGAGGGAAAATGTGTTCCAAGTAGTTGGAGGGAGAAGACTTGAAGCACAATCAACAGCTACAAATATATTTCACTTCCTTGGTGGAAAGTGGTATTTAGTTCATCATCATGGCAGTCCAATTATGCGGTAA
- a CDS encoding ATP-binding protein, with product MKNESTSASNADVNFLLGGGEMGARMRERDWSKTSLGPTQQWPQSLKTAVRIMLTCRQAMFVWWGEELINLYNDAYKAIIGGKHPEALGQPAFDVWREIWDQVGPRAESAMVKNEGTYDEALLLIMERNGYPEETYYTFSYSPVPNDQGNTGGIICANTDDTQRIIGERQLALLRELAARTADARTFDEACTLSANCLESNPYDLPFAMIYLVDPDRQQVFLAGTCRIEQNHVAVPETVDLNSDSVWPFAEVIRTHQAKLISDLEVSFSSLPCGVWQRSPHQAIAVPIAPSGHTGKAGILIVGLNPFRLFDDNYKRFIDLVAAQIAASIANAQAYEEERKRAQALAEIDRAKTVFFSNVSHEFRTPLTLMLGPLEETLANCATLLPANEREQLEMVQRNGLRLLKLVNSLLDFSRIEAGRVQASYEPTDLATFTAELASVFRSAVERAGMELSVNCPSLPAPVYVDREMWEKIVLNLLSNAFKFTMAGKIAVSLQWANDRIELAVQDTGIGIPVEEIPHLFERFHRVKGAQGRTFEGSGIGLSLVQELVQMHGGTVKVTSILGAGSCFTISIPTGYAHLPPDRISAPRTLASTALGATPYLEEVQRWLPEESRGSRGRREAGGEEIVQEDDIYIDSSPASPASPAPLPLHSFPRILLADDNADMRDYVKRLLGQQYEVESVADGLAALDSARGRVPDLILTDVMMPELDGFGLLQELRADPQTRKVPIILLSARAGEEARVEGLKAGADDYLIKPFSSRELLARVEAALKMARLREEAMQREQGLRIEAEVAKAHLETVLAGIQDQFYVLDREWRYTFVNDRLADVVGIQKKDLLGRIVWEVFPDLVKTEFYTQVHRAIAQQTVVRFEYFHAPWKRWFENRLYPFGEGISIFVTEISDRKQAEKALRESEEQFRNMADNAPFMVWVTDIAGYCTYLSKSWYDFTDQTEEMGLGFGWLNAVHPEDYDDAKNIFLEAKSYCSAFRMEYRLRRKDGVYRWTIDAANPWFGVDGQFKGYIGSVIDITERKAAEAERDRLLQLEQAARTEAERANRIKDEFLAVLSHELRSPLNPILGWARLLQTREFHQAEIKKAIATIERNAKLQAQLIEDLLDVSRILQGKLNLNMLPVNLVLVIEAGLETVRLAAEAKDIQIKTMLDASLAHVLGDSGRLQQVIWNLLSNAVKFTPEGGKIAIQLERIDTQAQITVSDTGKGIDPEFIPYVFEYFRQADSTTTRRFGGLGLGLAIVRHLIELHGGTIWAESLGEGQGAIFTVRLPLIKKELTPKEQINIDRLNDSSTTEILTGIKILVVDDDDDTREFHTFVLEQEGARVIAVVSAKEALQVLAESEPDILLSDIGMPETDGYMLMRQVRALQALQAKQIPAIALTAYAGEINQQQALESGFQRHLSKPVEPEELVKAIATLIGRNGNV from the coding sequence ATGAAGAACGAGTCAACGTCAGCAAGCAACGCCGACGTAAATTTCCTTCTCGGCGGAGGTGAAATGGGTGCTAGGATGCGAGAACGGGACTGGTCAAAAACCTCTCTTGGCCCAACACAACAGTGGCCGCAGAGTTTAAAGACTGCCGTGCGGATTATGTTAACTTGCCGCCAAGCGATGTTTGTCTGGTGGGGCGAAGAACTCATAAATCTTTATAATGACGCTTACAAAGCGATCATTGGCGGCAAACATCCAGAAGCACTGGGGCAGCCAGCCTTTGATGTGTGGCGAGAAATATGGGATCAGGTTGGGCCTCGCGCCGAATCAGCGATGGTCAAGAACGAAGGCACTTACGACGAAGCGCTACTGCTAATTATGGAGCGCAACGGCTACCCGGAGGAAACTTATTATACTTTTTCATATAGCCCGGTTCCTAATGACCAGGGAAATACGGGTGGGATCATCTGCGCCAATACAGACGATACCCAGCGCATCATTGGTGAACGTCAGTTGGCACTTTTGCGCGAATTAGCGGCTAGAACGGCAGATGCACGGACATTCGATGAAGCCTGTACGCTGAGTGCGAATTGTCTAGAGAGCAACCCTTACGACCTGCCTTTCGCAATGATTTATTTGGTCGATCCAGATCGGCAGCAAGTTTTTCTGGCAGGAACGTGCCGTATCGAGCAGAATCATGTAGCGGTTCCTGAAACAGTGGATCTCAATTCTGATTCAGTTTGGCCCTTTGCGGAAGTTATCAGAACCCATCAGGCAAAACTGATTTCTGATTTGGAAGTGTCTTTTAGTAGCTTACCTTGTGGCGTTTGGCAGCGATCGCCCCATCAAGCGATCGCAGTGCCAATTGCACCATCAGGTCACACAGGAAAAGCTGGTATATTAATTGTCGGCTTAAATCCCTTCCGGCTATTCGACGATAATTATAAAAGATTCATCGATTTAGTTGCGGCTCAAATTGCAGCCAGCATCGCCAACGCTCAAGCTTACGAGGAAGAACGCAAACGCGCCCAAGCCTTGGCAGAAATCGATCGCGCTAAAACTGTCTTTTTCAGCAACGTCAGTCACGAGTTTCGTACCCCTCTAACTCTAATGTTGGGGCCATTAGAGGAAACCTTAGCCAATTGTGCCACCCTGCTGCCAGCCAATGAACGAGAGCAGTTAGAAATGGTGCAACGGAATGGACTCCGCTTGCTAAAACTGGTCAACAGCCTGTTAGATTTCTCACGCATCGAAGCCGGACGGGTTCAAGCCTCTTATGAACCCACGGATCTTGCAACTTTCACCGCAGAACTCGCTAGTGTATTTCGTTCAGCAGTAGAACGCGCAGGGATGGAATTATCAGTCAATTGTCCTTCCCTTCCAGCACCAGTATATGTAGATCGGGAGATGTGGGAAAAGATTGTTCTTAACCTGCTCTCAAATGCATTTAAGTTCACAATGGCTGGAAAAATCGCGGTCAGCTTGCAGTGGGCAAACGATCGCATTGAGTTAGCAGTCCAAGATACAGGAATCGGCATCCCGGTAGAAGAAATTCCCCACCTTTTTGAACGATTTCACCGCGTTAAAGGGGCGCAAGGACGAACTTTTGAAGGATCGGGAATTGGATTGTCACTGGTGCAAGAATTGGTGCAAATGCATGGCGGAACAGTCAAAGTCACCAGTATTCTAGGAGCAGGTAGTTGCTTTACTATATCAATTCCAACAGGATATGCTCATTTGCCTCCAGACCGGATTAGTGCGCCTCGAACCTTAGCTTCAACTGCATTAGGTGCAACACCTTATTTAGAAGAAGTCCAGCGTTGGCTACCAGAAGAGAGCAGGGGAAGCAGGGGGAGAAGAGAAGCAGGGGGAGAAGAAATTGTTCAAGAAGACGACATATATATAGATTCTTCCCCTGCCTCCCCTGCCTCCCCTGCCCCCCTACCCCTCCACTCCTTCCCCCGAATTCTCCTGGCTGATGATAACGCAGATATGCGTGATTACGTCAAGCGGCTGTTAGGTCAGCAGTATGAGGTGGAATCAGTCGCAGACGGTTTAGCTGCTTTGGATTCTGCTCGTGGGCGTGTCCCAGACTTGATACTGACGGACGTAATGATGCCTGAATTAGATGGCTTTGGACTGCTGCAAGAATTACGGGCCGATCCGCAAACGAGAAAAGTTCCAATCATTCTGCTGTCAGCGCGGGCGGGCGAAGAAGCACGGGTGGAAGGGTTAAAAGCGGGAGCCGATGATTATTTAATTAAACCGTTCTCATCTCGGGAATTGTTGGCGCGGGTGGAGGCAGCCCTAAAAATGGCTCGGCTCCGCGAGGAGGCAATGCAACGAGAGCAAGGGTTACGCATTGAAGCTGAGGTCGCAAAAGCCCACTTAGAGACTGTCCTAGCTGGCATTCAAGACCAGTTTTATGTGTTGGATCGGGAGTGGCGTTATACCTTTGTCAACGATCGCCTAGCAGATGTTGTGGGCATCCAAAAGAAAGATTTACTAGGTAGGATTGTTTGGGAAGTGTTTCCCGATCTGGTTAAAACCGAGTTTTATACTCAGGTTCATCGGGCAATCGCCCAACAGACAGTTGTTCGGTTTGAATACTTTCATGCTCCTTGGAAACGCTGGTTTGAGAATCGCCTTTACCCCTTTGGTGAAGGAATAAGCATCTTTGTTACAGAGATTAGCGATCGCAAACAGGCAGAGAAAGCCCTTCGTGAAAGCGAAGAACAGTTCCGCAACATGGCCGACAATGCCCCTTTCATGGTTTGGGTAACAGATATCGCTGGCTACTGCACCTATCTCAGTAAAAGCTGGTACGACTTTACCGATCAAACTGAGGAAATGGGTCTGGGATTTGGCTGGTTGAACGCCGTACACCCAGAAGATTACGATGACGCGAAGAATATTTTTCTGGAAGCTAAGAGTTACTGTTCGGCCTTTCGTATGGAGTACCGCTTACGGCGCAAAGATGGTGTGTATCGCTGGACAATCGATGCTGCTAATCCTTGGTTTGGGGTGGACGGTCAATTTAAAGGCTACATTGGCTCAGTCATTGACATTACAGAACGCAAAGCAGCAGAAGCCGAACGCGATCGCCTCCTGCAACTTGAGCAAGCTGCTAGAACTGAAGCTGAAAGAGCCAACCGGATTAAAGATGAGTTTTTGGCGGTACTTTCCCATGAATTGCGATCGCCTCTCAATCCCATTCTTGGTTGGGCTAGACTCTTACAAACCCGCGAATTTCACCAAGCAGAGATCAAGAAAGCGATTGCAACCATCGAGCGGAATGCTAAATTACAAGCGCAACTAATTGAAGATTTGCTCGATGTCTCTCGAATCTTACAAGGCAAGCTCAACCTTAATATGCTTCCTGTCAACCTAGTGCTGGTAATTGAGGCGGGATTGGAGACAGTGCGTTTGGCAGCAGAGGCTAAAGATATTCAAATTAAAACAATGCTGGATGCTTCTTTAGCGCATGTTTTGGGTGATTCCGGTCGTTTACAACAAGTAATCTGGAATTTGTTATCGAATGCTGTCAAATTCACTCCTGAAGGGGGAAAAATTGCTATTCAACTGGAGCGCATTGATACTCAAGCTCAGATTACTGTCAGCGATACAGGTAAGGGGATCGACCCGGAATTTATCCCTTATGTGTTTGAATATTTTCGTCAGGCTGATAGCACCACAACCCGAAGGTTTGGTGGTCTGGGGTTAGGGTTAGCAATTGTCCGTCATTTGATAGAATTACATGGTGGTACGATTTGGGCAGAAAGTTTAGGGGAAGGGCAAGGAGCTATTTTCACGGTCAGGCTACCCCTCATCAAAAAAGAGTTAACCCCAAAAGAACAGATAAATATCGATCGTTTAAATGACTCTTCTACAACTGAAATCCTTACAGGTATCAAAATCTTAGTTGTAGACGATGACGATGATACCCGTGAATTCCACACATTTGTGCTAGAACAAGAGGGAGCAAGGGTAATTGCTGTGGTATCAGCAAAAGAAGCACTGCAAGTATTGGCTGAGTCAGAACCAGATATTTTGCTCAGTGATATTGGTATGCCAGAGACAGATGGCTATATGCTGATGCGCCAAGTTAGAGCATTGCAGGCATTGCAAGCTAAACAGATTCCCGCGATCGCTTTAACTGCTTATGCTGGAGAAATCAACCAACAACAAGCACTTGAATCAGGATTTCAAAGGCATTTGTCTAAACCCGTTGAACCAGAGGAGTTAGTCAAGGCAATTGCAACTCTGATTGGCAGAAATGGGAATGTCTGA
- a CDS encoding tetratricopeptide repeat protein has product MLGNTLVGRYQIISNLGGGGFGETFVAYDTQLPGSPQCVVKKLKPQANDPVTLETARRLFDTEAQVLYKLGTHDRIPQLLAYFEENAEFYLVQELIEGHDLSQEIIPGKTLSQEQVISLLQELLTILEFVHRQNVIHRDVNPRNILRRHPDGKLILIDFGAVKQITTQVITPEGSAKGTVAIGTPGYIPGEQAHGTPKLSSDIYATGIIAIQALTGLSPEEIVKDAETNEIIWRDKATVTPEFAQFLDKMVCYDFRQRYPSATIALQGLKELILPPAETIALTPISPAKNITKPQFKKGILGKVLLTIFLVAVSGIASISILNYINSNNAIELSKQGNTLFDLQRYQDALEVYEKAVNIRPDYAQGWNGQGKTLYKLKKSKEALVAYDKAIQIKPDYFEAWSGRGFVLANLQRYQEAIASFDKALQLNNESSEVWNAKGEAFSNLNQYDQAIKAYEKAIELKSDNYEAWYKKGLALQNSNRYEEAIAAYQKVVDLKPDYDQAWYNLGNVLVNLQRYQDAFAAYDKAVQYKSNYYQAWFSRGNTLLNLRRYPDAIESFNQVIKYNPSNYQGWYNLGWSLHQNQRYEEAVKAYNKAATLQPRNYQLWYNLGNSQYILQKYEDAIASYNKAVRYKPDHSESWYSRGNALLNLKRFQDAIASYDRAIKYKPNYQQAVDGRNQAQIQLQSEKPKPIIVPIIPVPNSTNPPSPTP; this is encoded by the coding sequence ATGCTAGGAAACACACTTGTTGGAAGATACCAAATTATTAGTAACTTGGGAGGAGGGGGTTTTGGTGAAACCTTTGTTGCTTATGATACTCAATTACCTGGTTCGCCTCAATGTGTCGTCAAGAAACTCAAACCGCAGGCAAACGATCCTGTAACTTTGGAGACGGCTAGGCGTTTATTTGATACAGAAGCACAAGTTCTATATAAATTAGGAACTCACGATCGCATTCCTCAACTTTTAGCTTATTTTGAGGAAAATGCCGAATTTTATCTCGTACAGGAATTAATCGAAGGTCATGACCTGAGTCAAGAAATAATACCAGGTAAAACCCTCAGTCAAGAGCAAGTAATTTCACTTTTACAAGAACTTTTGACAATTCTAGAATTTGTCCATCGACAGAATGTAATTCACCGTGATGTTAATCCCCGAAATATCCTCAGACGACACCCAGATGGCAAATTAATCTTAATTGATTTTGGTGCGGTTAAACAAATTACTACCCAAGTGATTACTCCCGAAGGTTCAGCTAAAGGTACTGTTGCTATAGGTACGCCTGGATATATTCCTGGGGAACAAGCTCATGGTACGCCAAAATTAAGCAGTGATATCTATGCTACGGGAATAATTGCTATTCAAGCTCTCACCGGATTATCACCAGAGGAAATAGTAAAAGATGCTGAGACGAATGAAATTATCTGGCGCGATAAAGCCACGGTAACGCCAGAATTCGCTCAATTCTTAGATAAAATGGTGTGTTACGACTTTCGACAACGCTATCCTTCAGCAACGATAGCATTACAAGGGCTGAAAGAGTTAATACTACCACCGGCTGAAACAATAGCGTTAACTCCTATTTCTCCAGCCAAAAATATAACTAAACCTCAATTTAAAAAAGGGATTTTAGGTAAAGTTTTACTAACAATATTTTTAGTCGCAGTAAGTGGAATAGCATCAATATCTATTTTGAATTATATTAATTCAAATAACGCTATAGAATTATCCAAGCAAGGAAATACACTTTTTGATTTGCAACGCTATCAAGACGCATTAGAAGTATATGAAAAGGCTGTTAATATTAGACCAGATTATGCTCAAGGTTGGAATGGTCAAGGCAAAACGCTGTATAAATTAAAAAAATCTAAAGAAGCGCTAGTTGCGTATGATAAAGCAATTCAAATTAAGCCAGATTATTTTGAAGCTTGGAGTGGACGGGGCTTTGTATTGGCAAATCTACAGCGATATCAAGAAGCGATCGCATCTTTTGACAAAGCCCTACAATTAAATAATGAAAGTTCGGAAGTCTGGAATGCTAAGGGTGAAGCTTTTAGTAACCTAAACCAATATGACCAAGCAATTAAAGCTTATGAAAAAGCGATTGAATTAAAATCAGATAATTATGAAGCTTGGTATAAAAAAGGATTAGCTTTACAGAATTCTAACCGATATGAAGAAGCGATCGCAGCCTACCAAAAAGTCGTTGATTTAAAACCAGACTACGACCAAGCTTGGTATAATTTAGGAAATGTGTTAGTTAATCTGCAACGCTACCAAGATGCATTTGCAGCTTATGATAAAGCAGTACAATACAAATCAAATTATTATCAAGCCTGGTTTTCGAGAGGTAATACTCTACTAAATTTACGACGTTATCCAGATGCTATTGAATCTTTTAATCAAGTAATTAAATACAATCCTAGTAACTATCAAGGATGGTATAATTTGGGCTGGTCGCTGCATCAAAATCAACGCTATGAAGAAGCAGTAAAAGCTTATAATAAGGCCGCAACACTTCAGCCAAGAAACTATCAACTCTGGTATAACCTGGGGAACTCACAATACATTTTGCAAAAATACGAAGATGCGATCGCATCTTATAATAAAGCAGTTCGTTATAAACCAGACCATTCTGAAAGCTGGTATAGCAGAGGTAATGCCCTCTTAAATTTAAAACGGTTTCAAGATGCGATCGCGTCTTACGATCGAGCAATAAAATACAAGCCTAATTACCAACAAGCAGTAGACGGGCGCAATCAAGCCCAGATTCAACTACAATCCGAGAAACCAAAGCCTATAATCGTGCCAATTATCCCAGTCCCTAATTCTACTAATCCACCGTCCCCAACACCATAA
- a CDS encoding DUF4912 domain-containing protein, with product MAKERPPLEEMTLRQLRRVASEYSISRYSRMRKSQLLASILEVQRSKTSLSPSRSLEAQETVEAAKFELGQEDRTGGSLADVDEGLADLPSGYGESRIVLLPRDPQWAYTYWDIPNEHKEELRRQGGQQLALRIYDVTDIDTEYQSPHSIQEYPADELAREWYLPVPVSDRDYAIDIGYRAADGRWLVLARSTRVHIPPVYPSDWIEDVFITVNFEEDLRAKTQYELVPPAKKIAATATATANGSNAVNANGNPIYDQIFGLAESVEALRVAGSIFGSQHQVASPEQALSSYIFPSGVGMWAVPTGSGLTASGAGMSGVGFSASAVPVRPRQFWLIADAELIVYGATEPDATVTIGGRPIQLNPDGTFRFQMSFQDGLIDYPILAVAADGEQTRSIQMKFNRETPSRNTNTKEEAVVEWFS from the coding sequence ATGGCAAAAGAACGCCCGCCACTAGAAGAGATGACCTTACGCCAACTACGAAGAGTTGCTAGCGAATATAGCATCTCTCGCTATAGCCGAATGCGTAAATCACAATTACTGGCATCAATTTTAGAAGTTCAGCGCAGCAAAACTTCGCTCAGTCCATCTCGTTCATTGGAGGCACAGGAAACCGTGGAAGCAGCTAAGTTTGAATTAGGTCAAGAAGATCGTACAGGTGGATCTCTGGCTGATGTTGATGAAGGACTTGCAGATTTGCCCTCTGGCTATGGTGAAAGCCGGATTGTCCTTTTACCGCGCGATCCTCAATGGGCTTACACTTACTGGGATATTCCCAACGAACATAAAGAGGAACTGCGCCGCCAAGGGGGACAACAACTCGCACTACGGATTTATGATGTCACCGACATCGATACCGAATACCAAAGCCCCCACAGCATTCAAGAATATCCAGCTGATGAACTAGCTAGAGAATGGTATTTACCAGTTCCAGTTAGCGATCGCGATTATGCTATTGATATCGGCTATCGTGCTGCTGATGGTCGCTGGTTAGTACTAGCTCGTTCTACTAGAGTACATATTCCTCCCGTCTATCCTTCTGACTGGATTGAAGATGTCTTCATCACTGTCAACTTTGAAGAAGATTTGCGTGCTAAGACTCAGTACGAACTAGTTCCCCCCGCTAAGAAGATTGCAGCTACAGCTACAGCTACCGCGAATGGTAGTAATGCTGTGAATGCCAATGGCAACCCCATCTACGACCAAATCTTTGGTTTAGCCGAATCTGTCGAAGCGCTACGGGTTGCTGGTTCTATCTTCGGTTCGCAACACCAAGTAGCAAGTCCAGAACAAGCCCTTAGCTCTTACATTTTCCCATCTGGTGTGGGTATGTGGGCAGTTCCCACCGGGTCTGGCTTAACAGCCTCCGGTGCCGGAATGTCGGGTGTTGGCTTCTCGGCTTCCGCCGTGCCAGTGCGTCCGCGCCAGTTCTGGTTAATTGCCGATGCTGAATTGATAGTTTACGGTGCAACCGAACCCGACGCTACCGTAACCATTGGCGGTCGTCCAATTCAGCTAAATCCAGATGGGACATTCCGCTTCCAGATGTCCTTCCAAGATGGTTTAATTGACTATCCAATTTTGGCTGTAGCTGCTGATGGCGAGCAAACCCGGTCAATTCAGATGAAATTTAACCGTGAGACACCATCTCGAAATACTAACACCAAAGAAGAAGCTGTTGTAGAATGGTTCTCTTAA
- a CDS encoding phosphodiester glycosidase family protein: protein MSTKKLFLLFILIIGTGLLSGCQEIEANSVPKASKTCPGKDAKFSIDFFKTNNQGKKNLRGINNVIIFNPKSAELDFKVNVGLSHKLYAKDAKGKLRKEYIPKQFHELIGDENAKLNGQLPIAAINADYIGTDNKPQGLNISRGVEYSGIFKNKRSSFGISGGTPNQRQATIQTGRRKSDILNYNLVGGNGRFYRQGKFKDICQDLGEFACKNATNRSLAAITDGGYVILIVNDLKANSDIESSQLNQELLPDMFDNVLEGIASNNCLGKIQEGILFDGGMSPGLYYNQKTYVENLGPIGSVFLIYKK, encoded by the coding sequence ATGTCAACAAAAAAATTATTTTTGTTATTTATCTTGATAATTGGTACAGGCTTGTTATCAGGTTGTCAAGAGATTGAAGCAAATTCAGTCCCTAAAGCATCTAAAACTTGCCCTGGCAAAGATGCTAAATTCAGTATTGATTTTTTTAAAACCAATAATCAAGGTAAAAAAAATCTCAGAGGTATTAACAATGTAATTATTTTTAATCCCAAATCAGCAGAACTAGATTTCAAAGTGAATGTTGGTCTATCTCATAAACTCTACGCCAAAGACGCTAAAGGTAAACTCCGTAAAGAATACATCCCAAAACAGTTTCATGAACTCATTGGTGATGAAAATGCCAAACTAAATGGACAACTACCAATTGCCGCAATTAATGCCGACTATATAGGTACTGATAATAAACCACAAGGCTTAAATATTTCTCGTGGCGTAGAGTATTCAGGAATATTTAAAAATAAGCGTTCTTCCTTTGGAATATCAGGAGGTACACCCAACCAGCGACAAGCCACTATCCAAACTGGTAGAAGAAAAAGCGATATTCTCAATTACAATTTAGTGGGTGGTAATGGCAGGTTCTATCGTCAGGGTAAGTTTAAAGATATTTGTCAAGATTTGGGAGAATTTGCTTGTAAAAATGCTACCAATCGCTCTCTGGCAGCGATTACCGATGGAGGCTATGTAATCTTAATAGTTAATGACTTGAAAGCTAATTCTGATATTGAATCATCTCAACTTAATCAAGAGTTACTGCCAGATATGTTTGATAATGTCCTAGAAGGCATTGCTAGCAATAACTGTTTAGGTAAAATTCAAGAAGGAATTTTATTTGATGGAGGTATGTCTCCAGGATTGTATTATAACCAGAAAACTTATGTAGAAAATCTTGGGCCAATTGGTTCTGTTTTTTTGATTTACAAAAAATAA